The Oceanispirochaeta sp. genome has a segment encoding these proteins:
- a CDS encoding Wzz/FepE/Etk N-terminal domain-containing protein, producing MNQDNNTSLLPQQDNNHEDEIDLLDLIGVLFKHKWLIISITGLAALYILIYSIISLKLPPEKSFLPNLYTPQSLV from the coding sequence ATGAATCAGGACAATAATACATCCCTCCTGCCACAGCAGGATAATAATCATGAAGATGAAATTGATCTCCTCGATCTGATCGGCGTGCTCTTCAAGCATAAGTGGTTGATTATCAGTATAACAGGACTTGCCGCTCTGTACATATTGATTTATTCAATAATATCCCTGAAGCTGCCCCCTGAAAAAAGCTTCCTCCCCAATCTGTATACACCCCAATCTCTGGT
- a CDS encoding MraY family glycosyltransferase, with protein MEIKNLLLAFTATALAFLFNLYITPGLIHLSHKKKWYDDAEDDRKIHTGLISRLGGIGIISSLVIAATVTSLGTARLLHSSVIFRLSHHHNPLLISAGTLLIFVIGMMDDFTDIQARKKLIGQIIAALLVIAGGAGIRFFTIPFAGITLNLGWFGPLLTLLWLVGMTNAINLIDGMDGLSAGISSIASFIYGIAFLISGNIMLSIISFTLLGSLMGYLFYNFPPARIFMGDSGSLSLGFILALLPLLGSPESGTSLVMPVVMLFIPIADVLAAMLRRRRKGQHFFIPDKEHMHHKLLDMKLDARQILSIVIGQQIISGFAVLRFLMVPGPLRFIPVAIALFLVTSLFLYLHWNRHYKKN; from the coding sequence ATGGAAATAAAAAATCTTCTGCTCGCTTTTACCGCCACCGCACTGGCATTTTTGTTTAACTTATATATTACGCCCGGTCTTATACATCTGTCCCATAAAAAGAAATGGTACGACGATGCTGAAGACGATAGAAAAATACATACAGGATTGATTTCCCGGCTGGGGGGCATAGGCATCATCAGCTCTCTTGTTATTGCCGCGACCGTCACCAGCCTGGGAACAGCCAGACTCCTTCATTCGTCGGTCATTTTCCGTCTGAGTCATCATCATAACCCCCTGCTGATTAGTGCCGGAACCCTCCTGATCTTTGTGATCGGGATGATGGATGACTTTACCGACATCCAGGCCCGGAAAAAACTGATCGGTCAGATCATTGCGGCCCTTCTGGTGATTGCCGGGGGAGCGGGGATACGGTTCTTTACAATTCCCTTTGCGGGGATCACCCTGAATCTGGGATGGTTCGGCCCTCTCCTGACCCTTCTCTGGCTGGTGGGGATGACCAACGCCATCAATCTGATCGACGGCATGGACGGCCTTTCTGCGGGAATCTCCTCGATTGCCAGCTTTATCTACGGCATCGCCTTCCTGATCAGCGGCAACATCATGCTGTCCATCATCAGCTTTACACTCCTGGGTTCCCTGATGGGCTACCTGTTTTACAACTTCCCCCCGGCCAGGATTTTTATGGGCGATTCGGGGAGCCTGAGTCTGGGCTTTATCCTGGCCCTCCTCCCCCTGCTGGGAAGCCCTGAATCGGGAACCAGCCTGGTCATGCCCGTGGTGATGCTCTTTATCCCCATTGCGGATGTCCTGGCGGCCATGCTGCGAAGAAGACGCAAGGGGCAGCACTTTTTCATTCCCGATAAGGAACATATGCACCATAAACTGCTGGATATGAAGCTGGATGCCCGGCAGATCCTGTCCATCGTGATCGGCCAGCAGATCATCTCGGGCTTTGCGGTCCTGCGGTTTCTGATGGTTCCCGGGCCTCTGCGTTTTATACCTGTCGCCATCGCTCTTTTCCTGGTGACATCCCTCTTCCTCTACCTGCATTGGAACAGGCATTACAAAAAGAACTGA